From Sediminibacterium sp. TEGAF015, a single genomic window includes:
- the gatB gene encoding Asp-tRNA(Asn)/Glu-tRNA(Gln) amidotransferase subunit GatB: MGYQEKYQAVIGLEIHAQLATKSKLFSGDSTDFGNTPNTQVSPISLAFPGSLPKLNKEAVEMAVKMGLACNCTIAEESFFARKNYFYPDLPKGYQISQHTHPICIGGKVRIKTNEGQRMVQLNRIHLEEDAGKSIHDILDANSCIDLNRAGTPLIEIVTEPDLFSAEEAWQYVTEIRKLVRWIGVCDGNMEEGSLRCDANVSVKLKNATQLGTKVEVKNLNSIRNIKKAIEFEINRIINELEAGNKIQQETRSYDADRDITFSLRDKEEANDYRYFPDPDLPPIILKKEKIAAIKNSLPLLPNEWFSILQDKYQLNEYDASQLCEEKSMIEFFEATATYCQQYKMIANWILGPVKQLVNEQQKSITGLGLSAKSLAGTIQLIDAGKVNFSTAATKLLPALLNNEQDPTELATSLNILQTTDNAELEEWVNKAIELMPDKVQAYQKGKKGLIGLFVGEVKKMSKGKADPKIVTELLEQKLNA; the protein is encoded by the coding sequence ATGGGTTATCAAGAAAAATACCAGGCAGTTATCGGCCTTGAAATTCACGCACAATTGGCTACCAAAAGCAAATTGTTCAGCGGGGATAGTACGGACTTTGGCAACACACCCAATACACAGGTAAGTCCAATATCACTGGCATTTCCGGGCAGCCTTCCCAAACTGAATAAGGAAGCTGTTGAAATGGCTGTTAAAATGGGCCTGGCATGCAATTGTACCATTGCAGAAGAAAGTTTCTTTGCAAGAAAAAATTATTTTTATCCGGATCTGCCCAAAGGATACCAGATATCACAACATACACATCCCATTTGCATTGGAGGTAAGGTTCGCATTAAAACCAATGAAGGGCAAAGAATGGTTCAGTTGAACCGAATACACCTGGAAGAAGATGCTGGAAAAAGTATTCACGATATACTCGATGCTAATTCCTGTATTGACTTAAACCGGGCTGGCACTCCATTGATTGAAATTGTTACAGAGCCGGATTTATTTTCAGCAGAAGAAGCCTGGCAATATGTTACCGAAATCAGAAAACTGGTGAGATGGATTGGCGTCTGTGATGGGAACATGGAAGAAGGGAGCTTAAGATGTGATGCCAATGTCTCGGTGAAATTGAAAAATGCCACACAATTGGGCACCAAAGTTGAAGTAAAAAACCTCAACTCCATACGTAATATCAAAAAAGCGATAGAGTTCGAAATCAACAGGATTATTAATGAACTGGAAGCCGGCAATAAAATTCAACAGGAAACAAGAAGCTATGATGCAGACAGAGATATAACTTTCAGTTTGCGGGATAAGGAAGAAGCTAACGATTATCGATACTTTCCTGATCCGGATTTACCGCCAATCATTTTAAAGAAAGAAAAAATTGCAGCAATAAAAAATAGTCTTCCATTATTGCCCAATGAGTGGTTTTCCATTTTACAGGACAAATACCAATTGAACGAATACGACGCTTCCCAATTATGTGAAGAAAAATCTATGATTGAATTTTTTGAAGCAACCGCAACGTATTGTCAGCAATACAAAATGATTGCGAATTGGATATTAGGACCGGTAAAACAATTGGTAAACGAACAACAGAAAAGTATTACCGGGTTGGGTTTGAGTGCAAAGAGCCTTGCAGGCACCATTCAATTAATTGATGCCGGAAAAGTAAATTTCTCTACTGCCGCAACTAAACTCTTACCAGCACTACTGAATAATGAACAAGACCCAACGGAACTGGCCACATCACTAAATATTCTACAAACGACTGATAACGCTGAATTAGAAGAATGGGTAAACAAAGCAATTGAGCTCATGCCAGACAAAGTACAAGCATATCAAAAAGGGAAAAAAGGCCTGATTGGCTTATTTGTAGGAGAAGTTAAAAAAATGAGTAAGGGTAAAGCAGACCCGAAAATCGTTACAGAATTACTGGAACAAAAATTAAACGCATAA
- a CDS encoding TlpA disulfide reductase family protein gives MKNINYLLLGAGLLLSACSQEKKYGEFTVKGTIKNAITPKVYLQELPYGGDQPIVLDSASLLADGKFSLKGIAKEEGLYRLVLENGPDVLIVNDNNEIEVDLDVTRYRVYEVKNSPASAAMHILFEDYRKKDSALYAVFMELDSLKAQPNSDSLVKVLQANRDGKVKDMNGMVRKFINESESPAARYYALGMASRTMTPDELKALVNESAEKYKSHSGLNKIKALLDASAKQQPAAPPAYALLDKDAPEITLPDLDGKPFSLSSLKGKYVLVDFWASWCGPCRKENPNVVAAFNQFKKKNFTILGVSLDNDKQAWLDAIKMDKLNWKHVSDLKQWESEMPNLYQFNAIPFNVLINPEGKIIASDLRGNQLFKTLEELLK, from the coding sequence ATGAAAAATATCAATTACCTCTTATTGGGGGCGGGCTTATTGCTGAGTGCATGTAGCCAGGAAAAAAAATACGGTGAGTTTACGGTAAAGGGAACTATCAAAAATGCGATTACCCCGAAAGTATACTTACAGGAATTGCCTTACGGCGGTGACCAGCCAATTGTTCTTGACTCTGCAAGCCTGCTTGCAGATGGCAAATTCAGTTTAAAGGGTATAGCAAAGGAAGAAGGATTATACAGACTTGTACTAGAGAACGGACCGGATGTATTAATTGTAAACGATAACAATGAAATTGAAGTAGACCTTGATGTAACTCGCTACAGAGTGTATGAGGTAAAAAACTCTCCTGCTTCTGCTGCCATGCATATCCTTTTTGAAGATTACAGAAAGAAAGATTCAGCATTGTATGCCGTATTTATGGAGCTGGATTCTTTAAAGGCTCAACCCAATTCAGATTCTTTGGTAAAGGTTTTACAAGCCAACAGAGATGGTAAAGTAAAGGACATGAATGGAATGGTTAGAAAGTTTATCAATGAAAGCGAAAGCCCAGCTGCCAGATACTATGCATTGGGTATGGCTTCCAGAACCATGACACCTGATGAATTAAAAGCTTTAGTAAACGAATCAGCAGAAAAATACAAATCTCACTCAGGATTAAATAAAATCAAAGCCTTATTGGACGCTAGTGCCAAACAGCAACCGGCTGCCCCTCCCGCGTATGCTTTATTAGACAAAGACGCACCTGAAATTACCTTACCCGATTTAGATGGCAAGCCATTTTCATTGAGTAGCCTGAAAGGTAAATATGTATTGGTAGATTTCTGGGCCAGCTGGTGTGGACCTTGCAGAAAGGAGAACCCGAATGTGGTAGCAGCGTTCAATCAATTCAAAAAGAAAAACTTTACCATCCTGGGAGTTTCGCTTGACAATGATAAGCAAGCCTGGTTAGATGCTATTAAAATGGATAAATTAAACTGGAAGCATGTAAGCGACTTGAAACAGTGGGAAAGTGAAATGCCTAACTTATATCAGTTTAATGCCATTCCATTTAACGTATTAATTAATCCTGAAGGAAAAATTATTGCTTCTGATTTAAGAGGCAATCAGTTATTTAAGACTTTAGAGGAGTTGTTAAAATAA
- a CDS encoding RagB/SusD family nutrient uptake outer membrane protein — MKKNKLVILAFVAASLGACQKVIDVKETDFIGGDIALKTVANNESGIIGAYSAMNVEMGILLNATFADEVKPGEFYNAGTTHEWQYGSQDVGLRDNFTAFNLYYRIIDRVNRVLVALPNAVPANATEAALKDRLRGEALFLRAFCHFELYKYYSNSAVGTDLAMAYMETPSLASLPRIQVAPYFAKLKADMVAAKPLLPTALTDIYRATRPSVSALQARVALYLKEYTDAVTFSTEYINAIPLASRANFPGIWTDANNSELAFKLSRTPSLGGRIGSLFQGTSANSGAISQTAWVPSSKLWNAYDQTNDIRFSSYFRTEPLLAAAGRPSQLVAKYRGTTYGTPGEHVADAKVFRTGEMYLIRAEANAELNNLVGATNDLNTLRAARINGYTNVTLATKDAAITEIMQERFLELPYEGHRFFDLKRRNLPVSRLLADAPNANAQTLPAGNFRFLLPIPNPEINANPLIQQNPGYTN, encoded by the coding sequence ATGAAAAAAAATAAATTAGTCATCCTTGCTTTTGTGGCTGCTTCCTTGGGAGCTTGTCAAAAAGTAATTGATGTAAAAGAAACCGACTTTATTGGGGGAGATATCGCATTAAAAACCGTAGCCAATAATGAATCTGGAATTATCGGTGCCTACTCTGCCATGAACGTTGAAATGGGCATTTTGTTGAATGCAACTTTTGCAGATGAAGTGAAGCCAGGCGAATTCTACAATGCTGGTACAACTCATGAGTGGCAATACGGATCTCAAGATGTTGGTTTACGTGATAACTTTACAGCCTTCAACTTGTATTACCGAATCATTGACCGTGTAAACCGTGTATTGGTTGCATTACCAAACGCAGTTCCTGCAAATGCAACTGAAGCAGCATTAAAGGATCGTTTGCGCGGGGAAGCTTTATTCTTGCGTGCATTCTGTCATTTTGAATTGTACAAGTATTACAGTAATTCAGCGGTAGGTACAGATTTAGCAATGGCTTATATGGAAACGCCATCGCTTGCATCTTTGCCTAGAATTCAAGTGGCACCTTATTTCGCCAAATTAAAAGCAGATATGGTAGCTGCAAAACCATTGTTGCCTACTGCATTAACTGATATCTATCGTGCTACTCGCCCTTCAGTTTCTGCTTTGCAAGCTAGAGTTGCCCTTTATTTAAAAGAGTATACTGATGCGGTAACATTCAGTACAGAATACATCAATGCGATTCCTCTGGCTTCTAGAGCGAACTTCCCAGGTATCTGGACTGATGCAAACAATAGCGAGTTGGCATTTAAATTGAGCCGTACTCCATCATTAGGTGGTAGAATCGGATCTTTATTCCAAGGAACTTCTGCGAATTCTGGTGCAATTTCACAAACTGCTTGGGTTCCTTCCAGCAAACTTTGGAATGCATATGATCAAACAAATGATATACGTTTTAGCTCCTATTTCAGAACTGAACCATTGTTAGCTGCTGCTGGTCGTCCTTCTCAATTGGTTGCTAAGTACCGTGGTACCACTTACGGTACTCCTGGTGAACACGTTGCAGATGCAAAAGTGTTCAGAACAGGTGAAATGTACTTGATTCGTGCGGAAGCTAATGCTGAGTTGAACAACTTAGTGGGTGCAACCAATGACTTAAATACATTGCGTGCTGCACGTATCAATGGTTATACCAATGTTACTCTTGCAACAAAAGATGCAGCTATTACAGAAATTATGCAAGAGCGTTTCTTGGAACTGCCATATGAAGGGCATCGTTTCTTTGATTTGAAGAGAAGAAATTTACCTGTGTCTCGTTTGTTAGCTGATGCTCCTAATGCAAATGCGCAAACTTTACCTGCTGGAAACTTCCGCTTCTTATTACCTATTCCTAATCCTGAAATCAATGCGAATCCATTGATTCAGCAGAATCCTGGATACACTAACTAA
- a CDS encoding SusC/RagA family TonB-linked outer membrane protein has translation MRKLVTVFLCLLVSLFQLQAQNRTITGTVTDESGKPVSGASVLVKGTSTGTLTKENGTYSISVPSTATALVVSGLNLAPKEIKLGKGNSVNVSLSSTVENLDEVVVTGYSREKKTQFAGAAAVLSGKVVETVPVGAFDQALQGRVPGMLVNSGSGQPGSSATVTIRGIQSIAGAGAQPLYVIDGVPLPAFDMQTINPNDFESITVLKDANSAALYGARGGTGVIVITTKKGKSGPTNFTFRNQYGFTQAPDFSRLNLMNTAEMFAYEERERFVNTPGWTYSPNNPAIPAGMTAARKQFLYDSIKAIDTYWPDVLYRTGVSKTHELNMSGGNEKTKFFVSAGLFDQQGIDLGSSLTRYTVRLNLDHTSDKLSVRFNNQIGYSISRFSEGEQLGNSPRNPFQMTYRAKTYENPFRADGSIIFGASTPLALRQVGNLLEGIQNSKRTTNQIKINSGLTVAYKLLPSLTVQNTFGIDVSSDENSRYINPASYIGSLQQFQSGLAQEGYRMTSQIINTSSLVFAKRIANVHEVEAGAYFEVVRSWTKAMGLTLFNLDPRLTETGQGAGALPTNGAATYPQNSSSAKSGFGIRSYFATARYTYDGKYSINANIRRDGTSRIVNVSNREITTWSAGFTWNALKEKFLANQRIFTDLKVRASYGIIPNIGSITSGSYGVPLNGVPNYQGPQVPTFGTAAYAGSAVVGLVPNNPGNPDLKIEKIQKTNIGVDFAVWQNRARFTVDVYKNKTIDLFVNQPLSGTTGFGTLAINAGIMTNKGIEFVGNVDVVKKRDFNLTVGVNHSIQKNNIEDLGLVNEYVVGTFIIRRGLPYGSHYTTNYLGADPATGRPMYEGPDGNTVYSEAQAGRFAKFGTYLPKHQGGFNLDVRFKAITVSALFSYQFDVTRYDNTGNWITRGTLGYHQAVRASRELIDNQWTKPGDVKFYQSSAFDRGFNSSDVKDAKFLRFRNLIVSYAIPTIKTASGTTLVKSARFYVQGQNLAIWSPWKGVDPEDNNNISLNEYPNPRAFVVGLDINF, from the coding sequence ATGAGAAAACTAGTCACAGTATTCCTGTGTCTGTTAGTAAGCTTGTTTCAACTACAGGCTCAGAACAGAACCATCACAGGAACAGTAACAGACGAGAGTGGAAAGCCTGTTTCAGGGGCTTCTGTATTAGTGAAAGGAACTAGTACGGGTACACTAACAAAAGAGAATGGAACCTATTCAATTTCTGTTCCTTCTACCGCTACCGCTTTGGTAGTTTCTGGTTTAAACCTTGCCCCAAAAGAAATTAAATTGGGTAAAGGAAATAGCGTGAATGTATCACTTAGCTCTACAGTGGAAAACTTAGACGAAGTGGTTGTTACCGGTTATTCCAGAGAAAAGAAAACCCAGTTTGCTGGTGCTGCCGCAGTATTAAGCGGTAAAGTAGTTGAAACTGTACCAGTAGGTGCATTTGACCAAGCATTACAGGGACGTGTTCCAGGTATGTTGGTTAACTCAGGTTCTGGTCAGCCAGGTTCTTCTGCTACTGTTACCATCAGAGGTATTCAGTCAATTGCCGGTGCCGGTGCGCAGCCATTGTATGTAATTGACGGAGTTCCTTTGCCTGCATTTGATATGCAGACCATCAACCCTAACGATTTCGAATCTATCACTGTATTGAAAGATGCAAACTCTGCAGCTTTATATGGTGCTAGAGGTGGTACTGGTGTTATCGTAATCACTACTAAGAAAGGTAAGAGCGGTCCTACTAATTTCACTTTTAGAAACCAGTATGGATTTACACAAGCACCTGATTTCAGCCGTTTGAACTTGATGAATACTGCTGAAATGTTTGCTTACGAAGAAAGAGAGCGTTTTGTTAACACTCCAGGATGGACTTATTCTCCTAATAACCCAGCAATTCCTGCAGGTATGACAGCTGCAAGAAAGCAATTCTTGTATGATAGTATCAAAGCTATTGACACTTACTGGCCTGATGTTCTATATAGAACAGGTGTATCTAAGACACATGAATTGAATATGTCTGGAGGTAATGAAAAAACCAAGTTCTTTGTTTCTGCTGGCTTATTTGATCAGCAAGGTATTGACTTGGGTTCTAGCTTAACACGATACACAGTTCGTTTAAACTTAGACCATACTTCAGATAAGTTGTCGGTTCGTTTCAATAACCAAATTGGTTATTCCATTTCAAGATTCTCTGAAGGGGAGCAATTGGGAAATAGCCCAAGAAACCCTTTCCAGATGACTTACCGTGCAAAAACCTACGAGAATCCTTTCAGAGCGGATGGTTCTATCATTTTTGGAGCTTCTACTCCATTGGCACTTCGCCAGGTGGGTAACTTGTTAGAAGGTATCCAAAATTCTAAGAGAACTACCAATCAAATTAAAATCAACTCTGGATTAACAGTTGCGTATAAATTGTTACCTAGTTTAACCGTTCAAAATACCTTTGGTATTGACGTATCAAGTGATGAAAACTCAAGATACATTAATCCAGCATCTTATATCGGTTCTTTACAACAGTTCCAGAGCGGTTTGGCTCAGGAAGGTTACCGTATGACTTCACAAATCATTAATACCAGTAGCTTGGTATTTGCTAAGCGTATTGCGAATGTGCATGAAGTAGAAGCAGGTGCTTATTTTGAAGTGGTACGTAGCTGGACCAAAGCAATGGGTCTTACGCTATTCAACTTAGATCCTCGTTTAACTGAAACAGGTCAGGGTGCAGGTGCATTACCTACGAATGGTGCGGCTACTTATCCTCAGAACTCATCTTCGGCAAAATCAGGATTTGGTATCCGTTCTTATTTCGCAACTGCTAGATATACTTACGATGGTAAATACTCAATCAATGCGAATATCAGAAGAGATGGTACATCAAGAATTGTAAACGTTTCTAACCGTGAAATCACTACATGGTCAGCTGGTTTTACCTGGAATGCGTTAAAAGAGAAATTCTTGGCTAACCAGAGAATTTTCACAGACTTGAAAGTTCGTGCGAGCTATGGTATTATTCCAAATATTGGATCTATTACTTCTGGTTCTTATGGCGTTCCTTTGAATGGTGTGCCTAACTACCAAGGTCCTCAGGTGCCTACTTTCGGTACAGCAGCTTATGCAGGTTCTGCAGTTGTAGGTCTTGTACCTAACAATCCAGGTAACCCTGATTTGAAAATTGAAAAAATTCAAAAGACCAATATTGGTGTTGATTTTGCTGTATGGCAAAACCGTGCAAGATTCACTGTGGATGTTTACAAAAACAAAACCATTGACTTGTTCGTAAACCAACCATTGTCTGGTACAACAGGATTTGGAACTCTTGCTATCAATGCGGGTATCATGACCAATAAGGGTATTGAATTTGTTGGTAATGTAGATGTGGTGAAGAAAAGAGATTTCAACTTGACTGTTGGAGTAAACCACTCTATTCAGAAAAACAATATCGAAGATCTAGGTCTTGTAAATGAGTATGTAGTAGGTACCTTCATCATTAGAAGAGGTTTACCTTATGGATCTCATTATACTACTAATTATTTAGGAGCAGACCCTGCAACAGGACGACCTATGTATGAAGGCCCTGATGGAAATACAGTTTATTCTGAAGCACAGGCGGGTCGTTTTGCGAAATTCGGTACTTATCTTCCAAAACACCAGGGTGGATTTAACTTAGATGTTCGTTTCAAGGCGATCACAGTTTCTGCTTTATTCTCTTACCAGTTTGATGTTACTCGTTATGATAATACCGGTAACTGGATTACGAGAGGTACTTTGGGTTACCACCAAGCGGTTAGAGCTTCAAGAGAGTTAATTGACAATCAGTGGACTAAGCCAGGTGATGTTAAGTTCTATCAAAGTTCTGCATTTGATAGAGGCTTTAACTCTTCTGATGTAAAAGATGCTAAATTCTTACGTTTTAGAAATTTGATTGTTTCTTATGCAATTCCAACTATCAAAACTGCTAGCGGCACAACGCTAGTAAAGAGCGCAAGGTTCTATGTTCAAGGCCAAAACCTTGCTATCTGGAGCCCATGGAAAGGTGTTGACCCAGAAGATAATAATAATATTAGCTTAAACGAATATCCAAACCCAAGAGCTTTTGTTGTTGGTTTAGACATCAACTTCTAA
- a CDS encoding RagB/SusD family nutrient uptake outer membrane protein yields the protein MKKNLLYIAMAAGLVQLTSCAKDNFVNPVPTNVISDLTAFDSKDRIEGQVRAIYTSIKNAGMYGGRYQIFNDIRGGDFMNDRTNVVTGFDVWNYTPSNSSTNSVQNHWSRAYYVINLANVFLDGMATKGTAIVGASVSNNYQAEARLLRAMSYYSLLQLYARPFWDGNGSKPGVPLRLKGNTGSDNYAQARATVAEVYTQILADLNFAETNLPLTNSNALNNTIRAHRNTAIALKTRVYLSMRRYAEVITEANKIVSATAPFTATSGVAHALQADVTNVFKAPYTTTESILSMPFASNETPGGQNQLGYYYGPASFNGGNGEYSLLPTGIIADAGWKSTDKRRTMVGVFGGKSYLTKYSVASIFTDYAPVIRYAEVLLNLAEARVRSTNTVDAQAIALLNAVRGRSDASTVFTAADFANADALANAILTERRIEFLGEGLAGTDLTRLGLPLPAKPGVAAIAATAQQYIWPISSTELLLNPLCVDN from the coding sequence ATGAAAAAGAACCTATTATATATTGCAATGGCTGCGGGGTTAGTTCAACTGACTTCTTGTGCCAAAGATAATTTTGTGAATCCGGTTCCTACCAATGTCATTTCTGACCTTACTGCTTTTGATAGCAAAGACAGAATTGAAGGGCAGGTAAGAGCAATTTATACCTCTATTAAAAATGCAGGAATGTATGGCGGTCGTTACCAGATATTTAATGATATCCGAGGTGGCGATTTCATGAACGATAGAACCAACGTTGTAACAGGATTTGACGTTTGGAACTATACACCATCTAACAGTTCTACTAACTCTGTACAAAACCATTGGTCAAGGGCTTACTATGTTATCAATTTGGCCAACGTATTCTTAGACGGTATGGCTACTAAGGGAACTGCAATAGTTGGTGCATCTGTTTCTAATAACTATCAAGCAGAAGCCCGTTTGTTAAGAGCCATGAGTTACTATTCTTTGTTGCAATTGTATGCACGTCCTTTCTGGGATGGGAATGGATCTAAGCCAGGTGTTCCTTTGCGTTTAAAAGGAAATACTGGTTCTGATAATTATGCACAAGCTAGAGCAACGGTTGCAGAAGTGTATACTCAGATTTTAGCCGATTTAAATTTTGCTGAAACCAACTTGCCATTAACCAATAGCAATGCATTAAATAACACTATTCGTGCACATAGAAATACTGCTATTGCTTTAAAAACAAGAGTGTATCTAAGTATGCGCCGTTATGCTGAAGTTATTACTGAAGCAAATAAAATCGTAAGTGCAACTGCGCCATTTACAGCAACTTCAGGTGTTGCTCATGCATTGCAAGCCGATGTAACCAACGTGTTCAAGGCACCCTACACTACAACAGAGTCAATTTTGTCAATGCCATTTGCTTCAAATGAAACACCCGGTGGACAGAATCAACTTGGTTATTATTATGGTCCTGCATCTTTTAATGGCGGTAATGGTGAGTATTCTTTATTACCTACAGGAATTATTGCAGACGCTGGATGGAAATCTACTGACAAAAGGAGAACCATGGTAGGTGTTTTCGGTGGTAAAAGCTATTTAACAAAATATAGTGTTGCTTCAATCTTTACCGATTATGCTCCTGTGATTCGTTATGCAGAAGTGTTATTAAATTTGGCAGAAGCTCGTGTACGTTCTACTAATACTGTAGATGCACAAGCGATTGCATTATTGAATGCTGTTCGAGGTCGTTCTGATGCTTCAACTGTATTTACAGCTGCTGATTTTGCAAATGCAGATGCTTTGGCAAATGCCATCTTAACTGAAAGAAGAATTGAATTCTTAGGGGAAGGATTAGCTGGAACAGACTTAACTCGTTTAGGATTGCCATTACCTGCGAAACCTGGTGTTGCTGCAATTGCTGCAACTGCTCAGCAGTATATCTGGCCAATTTCTTCAACTGAATTGTTGTTGAATCCGCTTTGTGTAGATAATTAG